One genomic region from Haloarcula taiwanensis encodes:
- a CDS encoding MBL fold metallo-hydrolase: protein MGIGDVYEVTVGDCTDVHYVDVGMYDVAEYGPVYIIDAERPALVDTGTGARHETILSAMESVGIAPEDLEVIAATHVHLDHAGGAGYLAEDCPNATVYVHESGKRHLVDPERLWEGTKHAVGDQIEFYGKPVPVAEDRIETLTDGDVIDLGDHSLETLHAPGHAPHQVVFYDPAIDGVFTADAAGIYNPSTDEMHVTTPPVNFTLDQALDDVAMIQDLDPDILMFGHFGAVETGDKLETYTEILPEWVAEVERKREELDDDEAVIDYFVERADTDTWGERKGRAEMRLNVRGVLVALDNRKE from the coding sequence ATGGGAATCGGTGACGTTTACGAGGTGACGGTCGGGGACTGCACAGATGTCCACTACGTCGACGTCGGGATGTACGACGTAGCCGAGTACGGGCCCGTCTACATAATCGACGCCGAGCGACCGGCGCTGGTCGACACCGGCACCGGCGCGCGACACGAAACCATCCTCTCGGCGATGGAGTCGGTCGGGATCGCGCCCGAGGACCTGGAGGTCATCGCGGCGACCCACGTCCATCTGGACCACGCCGGCGGGGCCGGCTACCTCGCCGAGGACTGCCCGAACGCGACGGTCTACGTCCACGAATCCGGCAAGCGCCACCTCGTCGACCCCGAGCGGCTCTGGGAGGGGACCAAACACGCCGTCGGTGACCAGATCGAGTTCTACGGGAAGCCGGTCCCGGTCGCCGAAGACCGTATCGAGACGCTGACCGACGGCGACGTGATCGACCTGGGTGACCACTCCCTCGAAACTCTGCACGCGCCGGGCCATGCGCCACATCAGGTCGTCTTCTACGACCCTGCCATCGACGGTGTGTTCACCGCCGACGCCGCCGGCATCTACAACCCGTCGACCGACGAGATGCACGTCACGACCCCGCCGGTCAACTTCACGCTCGACCAGGCGCTCGACGACGTGGCGATGATACAGGACCTCGACCCGGACATCCTCATGTTCGGCCACTTCGGTGCCGTCGAAACCGGCGATAAGCTGGAAACATACACCGAGATACTACCTGAATGGGTCGCCGAGGTCGAGCGAAAACGCGAGGAACTGGACGACGACGAGGCAGTCATCGATTACTTCGTCGAGCGGGCCGACACCGATACCTGGGGCGAGCGAAAGGGCCGCGCCGAGATGCGCCTGAACGTCCGCGGCGTCCTCGTGGCGCTCGATAACCGGAAAGAATAG